One Pseudobutyrivibrio xylanivorans genomic window, ATCTACATCATCAAGACCCTGAAGAAGCTTATCAGCATATTCTGTAATACGAAGATACCAAACGTCCTTCTCCTTCTGGATTACATCGCTGTCACAGATATCGCACTTACCCCCCTGTGAATCCTCGTTTGAAAGTACTACCTTACAATGTGGGCAGTAGTTAACAAGAGTCTTATCTCTGAATACAAGACCCTTCTCAAACATCTTAAGGAAAATCCACTGTGTCCACTTGTAGTAATCCTCCTGAGTAGTGTCGATTGTACGACTATAATCAAAAGAAAAACCTACAGACTTAAGCTGTGTAGTGAACTTCTTGATATTGTCATCTGTGATTTTACGTGGATGTGTGTTTGTCTTAATAGCGTAATTCTCGGTAGGAAGACCAAATGCATCGAAACCGATTGGGAATAATACATTGTATCCCTGCATACGGCGCTTTCTTGAAACTACCTCTACTGAAGAATAAGCCTTAATATGACCAACGTGCATTCCTGCTCCTGATGGATAAGGGAACTCAACAAGACCATAGAACTTTGGCTTATCAGAACCGTCAACAGCCTTGAAAATATCGTCCTTTTCCCAGGCTGCCTGCCATTTTTTCTCAATTGCTTTGAAATTATGTTTCATCTATCTCACCTCGTACTTTAACTAACTAAATAAAGAGTATAATAAAAGCCGTGGCAATTTGCAATTGCCACGGCTATATTTATTAGATTTTATTCTTCATCAACGTCTTTAATCTTATTAGCTCTTCTTTCAACCTCTTTAGCCTGAACATCTGAAGGAACCTGCTCGTAACGAGCTAATTCATAAGAGAATGTTCCATAGCCACCAGTCATTGAACGAAGTGTTGTGTCATAGCCATAAAGCTCAGCCATAGGAACTTCAGCCATAACCTCTGTCTTTCCACCAGTTTCTGTAGGATTCATTCCAAGAACACGACCACGTCTCTTGTTCAAGTCACCCATTACATCGCCAGTATAAGAATCAGGAACAACAACCTTAAGTGTCTCGATAGGCTCAAGAAGAATTGGATTAGCCTTCATGATGCCATCCTTGAAAGCACCCTTTGCTGCAACCTTGAAAGCCATTTCAGAAGAGTCTACTGGATGATAGCTTCCATCGTAAAGATTAGCGTGAACACCAACAACTGGATAAGCTGCAAGTGGTCCAGCAAGAACTGCTTCCTGTAAGCCCTTCTCAACAGCTGGAAAATAGTTCTTAGGAACAGCTCCACCAACTACAGATTCTGTAAAGTTGTAGTGCTCTTCCATATTTCCAGATGGTTCAAAGGTCATCTTAACGTGACCATACTGACCATGACCACCAGTCTGCTTCTTATACTTGTATTCAACATCTGCCTTACCTCTGATTGTCTCCTTGAAAGCAATCTTTGGCTGGCTAAGCTCAATGTCAACCTTGTACTTTTCATTAAGCTTCTGAACAAGCATATCGATGTGTCTGTCACCAATTCCATAAAGAAGTGACTGGCTGTTTTCACCATCGTTTACAGCTTTGATTGTTAAATCTTCAGCACAAAGCTTTGCGAGAGCCTGAGCAATCTTATCTTCATCACCCTTATTCTTTGCCTTATAACGCTTGTATGTATAAGGAACTGAAAGAGGTGTTCTGATGTAAAGAATTGGATTAGCCTTTGTAGAAAGTGAATCTGTAGTAGAAACCTTCTGAAGCTTTGAAAGTGCGCAAATATCACCAGCGTGAACCTCTGGAACTTCCTCAGCTTTGCTACCTGTTAAGATGTAAAGCTTTCCAATCTTCTCCTCAGATTCTTTATGCTTGTTATAAAGTAAATCATCTGTCTTAAGGACACCAGAGTTAACCTTAACAAGAGAATACTTTCCAACAAATGGATCGACAATTGTCTTGAAAACATATGCTGACTTTGGTTTAGAGAAGTCATAATTTGCCTCGTAAACCTCATTCGTATTTGCATTAATTCCTGTGATTGTGCAATCAGCTGGACTTGGAAGATATTTAACAATATCTGTAAGCATCGTATACTGACCTCGGTTTGTAAGGTTAGAGCCCATCATTACAGGAACGATATCGCCTGTAGCAACATTTACGCGAAGTGCCTGACGAATCTCATCCTCAGAGAACTCTTCGCCACCGAAATATCTATCCATGAATTCCTCTGAGGTCTCAGCAACTGATTCCATCAAAGCTTCACGATATTTCTCCAAATATTCCTGATTGTAATCAGGAACATCACTATGCTCAACTGTGCCATCTGCCTTCCAGCGCTTTCCAATCTGCTGGATAACATTTACATAGCCAACGAATTCTCCATTCTCTCTGATAGGAAGATGGAATGGAGCAATCTTCTTGCCATAGAGGCTCTGAAGCTCCTCAACAATTTCTCTATAGCTGGCATCATCTATATCCATGTCAGTTACAAACACCATCCTAGGAATGTTGAACTTATCGCATAATTCCCAGGCTCTCTTTGTACCAACTTCAATTCCGCTTTTACCTGAAATTACAATAATAGCCGCATCAGCTGCACTTACAGCCTCCTCAGCTTCGCCTATAAAATCGAAATATCCTGGTGTGTCTAGGAAATTAATCTTAGTGTCGCCCCAAATAATTGGAACTAAAGAAGTGTAAATAGAAAATTTGTTTTTGATTTCGAGCTTGTCGTAGTCACTTATGGTATTACCAGCCTCTACAGTGCCTGGCTTGCCGATTTGGCCAGCTAGAAAAGCCATAGATTCGATGAGACTGGTTTTGCCCGCCCCGCTGTGACCAAGTAACACAATGTTTCTGATTTTGTCCGTAGTAAATACCTTCATGTGTCTTACCTCCCAATAAGTTATTCGACGCCTTAACCCCGCCGCGCCATGTTGTCTTAAAACTTATATTTATTATATTTAATATTCGCACTATTTACAACGGATAAATGTGATATTATATAAATATGTTTTCACTTTAAAGTATTAAAGCATCAGGAGAATAATTTACTATGGCATTAAAGACAAAAACAATTGGATTTGTTGGACTTGGACTAATTGGGGGAAGCATTGCAAAGGCAATCTTAAAAATATATCCAAACACAAGAATACTGGCCACAGCATCCAGAGAATCTACAATCGAGGCGGCTTTTGAGGAAAGGTTAATTGACAATAATGGAAAGCTGAAAATCCATCAATTCGGTCAGTGCGATATTATCTTTCTATGCAGTCCTGTAAAGGTAAACTGTGATTATCTTCGTCAGCTGAAGGATGTTGTTAAGCCTGACTGTATAATCACTGATGTAGGTTCTGTAAAAGGTGATATTACTGCTGTTGCCAGGGAGCTTGGCATTACAAATCAGTTCATTGGAGGTCATCCAATGACAGGTTCTGAGCTTACCGGTCTTGAGCACTCTTCTGCTCACCTTCTTGAAAATGCATACTATATTCTTACCGCAGATTCTGATATGAGTAAGCAAACCTACGATGACTTTTCATCATATATTGAAAGCATTGGAGCAATTCCAATCAAGCTTTCACCAGAGGAACATGACGAAGCAACTGCCACAGTTTCTCATCTTCCACATGTAGTTGCAGCTGCTCTTGTAAATCTTGTACAGGATACCGATGATGAGCGTGCCATAAAAAAGACAATAGCCGCAGGTGGATTTAAGGATATTACAAGAATTGCCTCCGGCTCTCCTACAATGTGGCAACATATTTTCCTAAGTAACAAAGATGCAGTTTTAAAATTGATAGATGATTATCAAGCTGAACTAAATAAATTTAGGGATGCAATTGCTGATGCTAATGCAGATGATATTCTTTCTCTTTGGACAAAGGCCAAAGATTATCGTGACTCCATCACCATTCCAGGCAATGCTTTGATTCGTATTTACGAATTATACTGCGATATCGATGATAGACCTGGTACTTTGGTTGGAGTTCTTCAGCTACTGGCAAATGCAGACATCAGTGTTAAAAATATCGATATTATTCATAACAGAGAATTTGAGCCAGGTGTTCTTCGAATCGAATTTTACACAGATGAAGCCATGAAAAAGGCTCAGACTGTTTTAACACACAATAATTACTACGTAAGACAAAGAACAAATTAAAAGGATTTATGAGTTATGACTATTACTAAGGTTAAAAGCCTAAAGGGCGAAATAACTGTTCCAGGAGATAAATCAATTAGCCACCGTGGCGTTATGTTTGGCGCTATTTCTGAAGGTATAACAGAGCTTACCGGGTTTTTGGATGGTGCAGATTGCAGGTCTACCATCGCATGCTTTAGAGACATGGGGATTGATATAAAGCAAGAGTCGGACCATGTTGTAATTCACGGTAAAGGATTGCATGGTCTTACTGCGCCTAAGCAAATGCTTGATGTTGGAAACAGCGGAACCACTACCAGACTTATTTCCGGAATTTTAGCTGGACAGCCATTTGTAAGCTCCTTAAATGGTGATGAATCTATACAGAAGAGGCCTATGGGAAGAATTATCACCCCTCTTTCACAAATGGGTGCTCATATTCGCTCAATCAAAAACAACAACTGCGCTCCTCTTGAAATTGGCGGTAGTCCTTTAAAAGCTATCCATTATGACTCTCCTGTTGCTTCTGCTCAGGTAAAATCCTGTGTGCTTTTGGCTGGACTTTATGCTGATGGTATTACTTCTGTGACCGAGCCTGTAATATCTCGTAATCACTCTGAGCTTATGCTTTCAGGATTTGGCGCTGATATAAAGTCCGAAGGTTTGACAGCATCAATAGTTGGAAATCCAAAACTGGTTGGTCAAAAAATCGAAGTACCTGGCGATATTTCTTCAGCTGCATACTTTATTGTTGCAGGTCTTATATGCCCTAATGCTGATTTATTAATTAAAAACGTAAATACGAATCCTACACGTGCAGGAATCATTAAAGTAGCCCAGGCCATGGGTGGAAATATAGAATTATTAAATGAACGAGTTGTAAGTGGTGAACCAGTAGCTGATATCCATGTAACTACAAGTGAGCTCCACGGATGCGAAGTTTCAGGTGAAATAATACCAGCCCTTATAGACGAAATCCCTGTAATTGCAGTTATGGCTGCCTGTGCAACAGGTACTACTGTAATAAAGGATGCAGCAGAATTAAAAGTAAAAGAAAGCGACCGTATCGCTACAGTCACAGAGAACCTCAAAAATATGGGTTGTGATATGACTCCTACTGATGACGGAATGATTATAAACGGTGGCAAGGTACTCCACGGCACTACCGTAAATACGTATATAGATCACCGCATTGCCATGGCCTTTGCAATAGCAGGACTTGTAGCTGATGGAGAAACAACTTTTGACAACGAAGATTGTTGTTGTATTTCATATCCAGATTTCTTTAAAACATTAAATAACCTCACTAACCAATAAAGTTAGTGAGGTACTTTTTTACCAATGAGTCTTATGCTCATCAATTATTTTATTCGTCTCAAGATTAATAAGATAAAAACCTTTAAGGCTTGCCTCTGTCTGACCCAAAGAATTTCCATTTTCATCGAGAGGCTCTGCCTCAAGTACAAGCTCTAAGCAGTCATTTCCATTCTCATCCTGCTTTAAGCCATTATCGTAGAGATTGTATTCATAGCTTTCATCCCTATAAACTGTTCCTCTAACATTTCCTTTTGCAGTATAGCTTAAATTAAGATTGGAATAATAATCCTCAATTATTCCCTGCTCCTTGAGAAACCCAGCCAAAATAATCATGTCATTCATAATATCAATATCATTGTATGGCTCTGAGGATGCGTCAATTGAATAGTCCTCTTCATTGCTATAATCATAATCAGAATAGTCATCTGAGCTATAGTCATCATAATCATAGGAATCAATCAGTTCCTCATCAGCATCACTCCATCTAGGTTCATATCTTTCAAAACAGCTTACCAATTCACTCTTATAAATAAGGCAGCCTAAAAGAGAGAATATACAAAACAATATAAAGAATGCTTTCTTATTTTGCTTGCCTTTTTTATGTATGGCAACAATAAGAGATACACCAAACGCATATATCAATGAAACTGATATGATAGAATCCAAAAGTGACAATCCAGTCAAAAACCTTTGAAAATATCTACCACAGGAAAGGTAATTTAAATCCATACCTATGAAAAATACACCATAGGCTAATAGTAAAGCAAAAATAATGATGACAAAGGGATTAGCTGCCTTTTGCTTGGCAAGTTTACTCTCATCAAAGTCTTGTTCCTCAGAATTAATCCATTCTTTTACAAGCTCTAAATCATCATTCTTAAAAGATGCCGGAATTAAATCTACAGCCTGTCTACATTTTTCCTTATCACCCATCTTTGCATCAGCTACAGCCATTGATTTTAAGAAGAGCTTTTTATATCCTGGCGATTTGCAAAGTACATGCCTGTGATATAAATACAGGGTGTAATCATGCACTTCCTTGGGTACAAATGATAATAGCTTCTTTTTTGTAATATTTGCATAACCTGAAAGAAGTCCCACATAAAGTGTCAAAATCGATGCAAAGAATGAAATATTAAAGCTTCCATCAATATATAATCTAATGTAATCCTTTAGATAATAATATCCAAGGAACAAAAGCAATCCGAAGTATAATAAAGATATTTTATGAACCAAAATAACTCTTTTGGCAATCTTCACTCCAACACTTTCTTCATCAAGTAATGTGACATCAAACTCGCCTTGTTTATAGCAATTCATTTATTTAGTGTCCTCTATTCGCTAAAATTTAGATTTCGAAAATCAACGACACCACCAAGATTCTTGGTTCCGTATGAAAATACGCCTATACGGTATCCCACGAAAACATCTAATGTAAACTCCATATCAAGTGGTTCTCCGAACTCAATAAAGTCCGTGCCATCCATAGAATAATAGAAAAATGCCTTGTCATTATTTTCAAAATCGAAAACTATTCTAAGCCAAAAATGATTACAATTAAAGCCTTGAATTTCTGAAACATTTTGTCTAATCTCAGTCTCTTCTTTACGTGTCTGAGTGATATAGAATTCGCCGTTGGATTTTGCGAGACCTATAGTGCCATATTTCCCCATAAATGCAGCAAGACCAGCATAGTCTCCACCCTTCATACCAGAGAAATCACCTTCTATCGTAAATACGGATTTAGGTGTCACAGTTCTTTCGGTAAGAGTATTTCTAGCTGTAAGTAGATTATCTGCAAGCTGCGCATTTCTTAGACGAAGATAACCTTTTCTTTCAGTAAATGACCAAGCTTCATCAATCGGATTATGATTCCATTGGAACTGTAAAGGTAAAATATCCTCATCATGCTCGAAAGTATCACCAGTAACTAGTGGCTCCGTGATAACTTCAGTAGCATCAATTTTGAAGCTAACAGGTGCCTTTCCATTGATGCCAATTACAGGCCAGTCCTCTTCCCATTTTAAAGGAAGCAAATATGGAATTCGACCAACAGCTCCGTGATCCTGAAACATCAGGCTATACCAGTTGCCATCATAGCCATCAATGATAACGCCCTGAGCAATACCGCAATTACGATAATTGCAAGCATCATCAAATATTACTCTTCTGTCAAAGGTTCCCTCAAGACTTGTTCCTCTATAGCAAATCTCTCTTCGCCTACTATTTCCGTAACCTTCATCCGGCCATTCAATAAAGCAAAGGTAAATATAGCCATTTCTAACGTATGCTCTACAACCTTCACAACGAAGCATAATATTGTTTCTATTGGTAGAAAACAGAAGCCTGTCTGTAGTATCTACAATACCGGAAAAATCATGATTGAGCTCTGCAATACGAATATCGCCATTACCATAAACAAGATAAACTTTTTTTCTCCAAAATAGAAAGCTAGGATCATGCTTGATACCAGCAATTTCTGCTCTTTCCCAATTAGACTTTTCAATGTCATCTGTATGAAAAATGAACGTCTTTTTTAAATCATTGCAGACGAATGCTGCATAGAAAATTCCATTGTAAAATGCAAGCGTAGTGGCCCATTGGCAAGCTCCATAAGCATTTTTTCCATTCTTAAGATTGTAAATATCATTATCAGCTATCTTGTCAAAGATGTATGACACAATCTCCCAATTCTTTAAATCCTTGGAACGAAGTATTGGTGCTCCAGGAATAAAAAACATTGTGGTGCTTACCATATAGTAATAGCCATTGGCTTTGATAATGTCTGGATCAGGCATATCAGAATTAATTAAAGGATTTGTGATTAGCATACTATTATTTCTCCTAAGTTTATTCACCTCATCAGTCAGCAAAGCTGACAGCTTCCCCTCAAGGGGAAGCCTTCTTTAAGTATAAAAAAAACACACCTGTAATAAGGTGTGTTTTTTGACTAATTTAGTAATATAAATGACTTATTTCTTACCGCAGCAGAACTTATACTTCTTACCAGAGCCGCATGGACATGGATCATTACGTCCAACCTTCTTCTCTGTACGGATGATAGTGTGCATATTCTTAGCTTCCTTAGTGAGAGCCTTAAGCTTGTCCTCATCAAAAATGTTTGCCCACTGTGGAAGTCCGTAAAGCCAATCAGCCTTTGCATCAATCATGTTCTTGAAAAGCTTTTCCTTATCGAACTTAAGAGAAACAACTGTGTCCTCATCCATTGTCTCGATTGGGTTTGCCTCAACAAGGGAATCATTAATTCCATCAAGGAAACCAACCATAGGCATAACATCAATCTTATATTTCTCAGCGAGCTCTTTAACTGTACCCTTAACCTCTGTGTCTGGGTCCTCAAGAAGCTGCTCGTAAATGCCCTTCTCTAAAAGAAAATATTTCTGCCAGAATCTCTGTAAATCAGCCTGAGATTGATTCTGATTGTAGGCAATCTTTTGCCACTGTTCAAGTAAACTCATTTTATAATCCTCTCCAATATAATTATCAAATTCTGTGGTTTGCCACAGAAGTAATTTTAACATAAAAGGCTACCAGAAGGTAGCCCTAAATATTAATCGTATAAAACACGGACACACTTAATTGGTGTACGATATGTATAATTTGAGATCTTGATACCATCACGCTTGTTTGATGCATGAACTATCTGTCCACCACCAATATAAATAGCAACGTGATTGATGCTCTTACCCTTTCCGTAGAAAATCAAATCACCAGGCTTAAGGTCTGAAGTAGAAATTGTAGTACCCTCATTTGCCTGAGCCTTTGATGAATGACTAAGGTATACGCCATACTGCTTCATAATCTGCATTGTAAATCCAGAACAGTCAACACCATTTGTAAGAGATGTACCACCCCAAACATAACGATTGCCGACAAACTGAAGAGCATACTCACATACAGCCATACGAACATCAGAAACGCCTGCGCCGTAACGAGCCTCTGTAAGAGTCATAGCTGTCTTTAGAGATAAATCAACATCAACATACTCCGCTGAAACATATCCCTCATCACCATCTACATCAACCTTAATCCACTCCTGATCCTGAGTGTTATCAAGTATTGCAATTTCTTCGCCTTCTGCAAGCTGATAGATAATCTCTGAGTCAGTATTGCCTTCTGCACGAACTCTAAGTCCACCAGTTGTAGCTGTAGCAACATACTCAGCAAGCTCAACAGCCTTATCCCAAGCCTCTGTACCAGTCAAAAGGTATTCAGAAAGAACGTAACCCTCAACCTCTCCAGACTTGATATAGCTCCAATCGCCATCTGTGCTGACGATTTCGCAGCCTGCATTTGCTGGAAACTTACCAACAAGCTTTGCATCAGCTGAAGCACTCTCACGAATATTAAGATTTCCCTCTGTTACATTACAGATACCAAGATTCTTATAACCATAGATATCGCCAAGAGACTTTGCAGTAGCAACAGCGTTAGAATCTGTAACTGTTGCCTCTTCAAGTGATGACAAATCAACTGATGCTACAGAAACAGCACCTGCTGTAATAGATGCCTCTGTAGAAACCTCAGATGATTCAGTTGTATTTTTATTTGCCTGTGTATCATATGCAAAATCAAGCATAAGCATAGTCGCACAAGCAATAGAAAAAGCTGAAGCAATACGTTTCTTCATAAAACCTCCAATAAAAACCATAACACGAAACTTTTGACAGTATATCAAGTTTATTTGACGATGTCAATATTTTGTAATAATTATGTCATATTTGCTTGTTAAAGTATGCTTTAGCTGTGATTTTATCGGCATTCATCTGCTCTTTTAACTGTTCAATAGATTCAAATTTCATTTCAGGTCTAAGGAAGCTTTTGAAGGTAACCTTTACATAACGCCCATATAAATCACCATTGTAATCCAAAATATGAGTCTCAATGCCAACTATGTTTTTGTCTGAAACAGAAGGCTTTGTACCTACATTAGTAACACCATGATAGATACGACCATCGAAATCTATTGTGGTAACATAAACACCAAACTTAGGAACAAGCTTAATTTTCTCAGGCATAATATTGATAGTAGGAATACCGATTGTATGGCCAAGATGCGCGCCATGCACTACCTCGCCCCATACAAAGTACTCGTAACCAAGCATATCATTTACAACATCAATGTGGCCTTCCTTAAGCTCTTCACGAATATAAGTACTACTAATGTCTCGATTATTCTGCTGAATTTTCTCGATAACCTTATATTCAAAGCCCAACTTTGAAGAAAGCTCAGTTAGAAGCTGAACATTTCCTGCGCCCTTGTAACCAAAGGTAAAATCTGAGCCTGAAATCATATATTTCATATTTATATTTTCAACAAGAAACCTAATGAAGCTTTCAGCATCTGTCTGCATCAAACGCTCATCAAAAGGGCACTCAATGAGGTAGTCAAGGCCACCATCATCAAGCATAAACATCCTCTCCTTATTTGTAATAAGACAAGGAGAATTATCCTTTTCAAGTGCAATTCTAGGAGAATTGGTAAAGGTAATCAGACAAGACTTAAGGCCTTGCTGCTTCTTAGAAATGATATCAGTTGTAAGAAGTGTGTGCCCTCTGTGGACACCATCAAATTTGCCTACAGTGACAGCTGTAGGCTCTGAGATTTTTGTGTCAAATAGTGAATGTAAATACTCCATAACAATTATTCTAGAAACATCTTCTCCAATACAAATTTAGAATCCTTATAAGTGTAAATTCCAAGGAATCTGTTATCCGGAAGGAATACTCTATAACGTGCATCCTCCTCAAAACTGCTGACAGCTTCAGCAAAAACCATCTCAGATGGGATTTTGCCACCATTCATAGCTATTTTTAAGGCCTCTTCTGTTGGAATAACAAAAACTGTTCCCAACCCCTCAAAAACATCCGCAATGCTAATCATGATGCCGTCTATATTTCCATTTTTAGCAATTTTCTCTATCTCATCCAAGGTCTTGGCATCAGAGATATCAAACTGACTAACTCTGGTACGGACAAGTGATTTCATTGCACAACCACAGCCAAGAAGCTGACCAATATCGTGGCAAAGAGAACGAATATAAGTACCTTTGCTGCAATGAATTCGAATTGAAACCTCAGGCAAAGACATGTCTAAAATGTCAATGCTAAAAATGGTAACTGGTCTGGCCTTACGCTCCACTTCCTTGCCCTCTCTGGCAAGCTCATAAAGCTTCTTGCCGTTGACCTTTAGTGCTGAATACATAGGAGGAACCTGCATAATGTCTCCTACAAATGAATTAATAGCACCTTCAACTTCCACCTCTGTGGAAGTAACTGACTTTCTCTCGAGAATCCTTCCACTCATATCATAAGTGTCAGTTTCTACTCCCAAAAGCATAACACACTCGTAAACCTTATCCTTGTCTGTCAGCATATCACAAAGCTTTGTAGCCTTCCCAACACAAACTGGAAGAACTCCGGTTGCATCTGGATCAAGGGTGCCTGTGTGTCCTATTTTCTTTATTTTTAAAATGCCTCGAAGCTTTGCAACCACATCGAAGGATGTGAAGCCTGCCTCCTTATAGACATTAATAATTCCGCTATTCAATATGTTATATTCCTAACTCGTCAAACTGTACTTTGACCATTTCTACTATTTCTGCAATAACTGACCATGGGTCCTTTGTGGCAACAGAAAAACCAGCAGCCTTCTTGTGTCCGCCACCGCCATACTTGCCAGTTATAACAGTCAAATCAACATCACCAGTCGCTCTTGTGCTGCCCTTGAAATCACCATCCTCAAGCTCATAAAGGAAAACTGCAACCTCTACACCAGTTGTATCACGAAGCTGTTGAACGATGCCCTCTAAGTGCTTGCTCTGTGCACCATATTCAGCCATATCCTCTGCTGTAATAACTGCAGCAATGATTCTTCCATCTTCAAATGTCTTGCAATTCAAAAGAGCTTTACCTAGCATGCGATTTTGAATCATGGTCTTAGCGTAATAGGTATCTGTACAAATCTTTGGATAATCAATCCCCTTTGTCATTAAAAAGCCTGCTGCGTCCATTGTGGACTCTGTAGTGCAGGAATACTGAAACACTCCAGTATCATGAATAATACCTGTATAAAGACATTCTGCAATGTCCTTTGTGATTTTGTCCTTGCCAATCTGATTGTAAATCAGCTCACAGGTAGAGCTGTCATCAGGAATTATATATGAAAACTCGGCAAAGCCACCATTAGTAAGATGATGATCAATACATAC contains:
- a CDS encoding elongation factor G; the encoded protein is MKVFTTDKIRNIVLLGHSGAGKTSLIESMAFLAGQIGKPGTVEAGNTISDYDKLEIKNKFSIYTSLVPIIWGDTKINFLDTPGYFDFIGEAEEAVSAADAAIIVISGKSGIEVGTKRAWELCDKFNIPRMVFVTDMDIDDASYREIVEELQSLYGKKIAPFHLPIRENGEFVGYVNVIQQIGKRWKADGTVEHSDVPDYNQEYLEKYREALMESVAETSEEFMDRYFGGEEFSEDEIRQALRVNVATGDIVPVMMGSNLTNRGQYTMLTDIVKYLPSPADCTITGINANTNEVYEANYDFSKPKSAYVFKTIVDPFVGKYSLVKVNSGVLKTDDLLYNKHKESEEKIGKLYILTGSKAEEVPEVHAGDICALSKLQKVSTTDSLSTKANPILYIRTPLSVPYTYKRYKAKNKGDEDKIAQALAKLCAEDLTIKAVNDGENSQSLLYGIGDRHIDMLVQKLNEKYKVDIELSQPKIAFKETIRGKADVEYKYKKQTGGHGQYGHVKMTFEPSGNMEEHYNFTESVVGGAVPKNYFPAVEKGLQEAVLAGPLAAYPVVGVHANLYDGSYHPVDSSEMAFKVAAKGAFKDGIMKANPILLEPIETLKVVVPDSYTGDVMGDLNKRRGRVLGMNPTETGGKTEVMAEVPMAELYGYDTTLRSMTGGYGTFSYELARYEQVPSDVQAKEVERRANKIKDVDEE
- a CDS encoding prephenate dehydrogenase yields the protein MALKTKTIGFVGLGLIGGSIAKAILKIYPNTRILATASRESTIEAAFEERLIDNNGKLKIHQFGQCDIIFLCSPVKVNCDYLRQLKDVVKPDCIITDVGSVKGDITAVARELGITNQFIGGHPMTGSELTGLEHSSAHLLENAYYILTADSDMSKQTYDDFSSYIESIGAIPIKLSPEEHDEATATVSHLPHVVAAALVNLVQDTDDERAIKKTIAAGGFKDITRIASGSPTMWQHIFLSNKDAVLKLIDDYQAELNKFRDAIADANADDILSLWTKAKDYRDSITIPGNALIRIYELYCDIDDRPGTLVGVLQLLANADISVKNIDIIHNREFEPGVLRIEFYTDEAMKKAQTVLTHNNYYVRQRTN
- the aroA gene encoding 3-phosphoshikimate 1-carboxyvinyltransferase, which encodes MTITKVKSLKGEITVPGDKSISHRGVMFGAISEGITELTGFLDGADCRSTIACFRDMGIDIKQESDHVVIHGKGLHGLTAPKQMLDVGNSGTTTRLISGILAGQPFVSSLNGDESIQKRPMGRIITPLSQMGAHIRSIKNNNCAPLEIGGSPLKAIHYDSPVASAQVKSCVLLAGLYADGITSVTEPVISRNHSELMLSGFGADIKSEGLTASIVGNPKLVGQKIEVPGDISSAAYFIVAGLICPNADLLIKNVNTNPTRAGIIKVAQAMGGNIELLNERVVSGEPVADIHVTTSELHGCEVSGEIIPALIDEIPVIAVMAACATGTTVIKDAAELKVKESDRIATVTENLKNMGCDMTPTDDGMIINGGKVLHGTTVNTYIDHRIAMAFAIAGLVADGETTFDNEDCCCISYPDFFKTLNNLTNQ
- a CDS encoding glycoside hydrolase 43 family protein, encoding MLITNPLINSDMPDPDIIKANGYYYMVSTTMFFIPGAPILRSKDLKNWEIVSYIFDKIADNDIYNLKNGKNAYGACQWATTLAFYNGIFYAAFVCNDLKKTFIFHTDDIEKSNWERAEIAGIKHDPSFLFWRKKVYLVYGNGDIRIAELNHDFSGIVDTTDRLLFSTNRNNIMLRCEGCRAYVRNGYIYLCFIEWPDEGYGNSRRREICYRGTSLEGTFDRRVIFDDACNYRNCGIAQGVIIDGYDGNWYSLMFQDHGAVGRIPYLLPLKWEEDWPVIGINGKAPVSFKIDATEVITEPLVTGDTFEHDEDILPLQFQWNHNPIDEAWSFTERKGYLRLRNAQLADNLLTARNTLTERTVTPKSVFTIEGDFSGMKGGDYAGLAAFMGKYGTIGLAKSNGEFYITQTRKEETEIRQNVSEIQGFNCNHFWLRIVFDFENNDKAFFYYSMDGTDFIEFGEPLDMEFTLDVFVGYRIGVFSYGTKNLGGVVDFRNLNFSE
- a CDS encoding SEC-C metal-binding domain-containing protein, with amino-acid sequence MSLLEQWQKIAYNQNQSQADLQRFWQKYFLLEKGIYEQLLEDPDTEVKGTVKELAEKYKIDVMPMVGFLDGINDSLVEANPIETMDEDTVVSLKFDKEKLFKNMIDAKADWLYGLPQWANIFDEDKLKALTKEAKNMHTIIRTEKKVGRNDPCPCGSGKKYKFCCGKK
- a CDS encoding C40 family peptidase, encoding MKKRIASAFSIACATMLMLDFAYDTQANKNTTESSEVSTEASITAGAVSVASVDLSSLEEATVTDSNAVATAKSLGDIYGYKNLGICNVTEGNLNIRESASADAKLVGKFPANAGCEIVSTDGDWSYIKSGEVEGYVLSEYLLTGTEAWDKAVELAEYVATATTGGLRVRAEGNTDSEIIYQLAEGEEIAILDNTQDQEWIKVDVDGDEGYVSAEYVDVDLSLKTAMTLTEARYGAGVSDVRMAVCEYALQFVGNRYVWGGTSLTNGVDCSGFTMQIMKQYGVYLSHSSKAQANEGTTISTSDLKPGDLIFYGKGKSINHVAIYIGGGQIVHASNKRDGIKISNYTYRTPIKCVRVLYD
- a CDS encoding bifunctional riboflavin kinase/FAD synthetase, translated to MEYLHSLFDTKISEPTAVTVGKFDGVHRGHTLLTTDIISKKQQGLKSCLITFTNSPRIALEKDNSPCLITNKERMFMLDDGGLDYLIECPFDERLMQTDAESFIRFLVENINMKYMISGSDFTFGYKGAGNVQLLTELSSKLGFEYKVIEKIQQNNRDISSTYIREELKEGHIDVVNDMLGYEYFVWGEVVHGAHLGHTIGIPTINIMPEKIKLVPKFGVYVTTIDFDGRIYHGVTNVGTKPSVSDKNIVGIETHILDYNGDLYGRYVKVTFKSFLRPEMKFESIEQLKEQMNADKITAKAYFNKQI